Proteins encoded in a region of the Bacillus methanolicus genome:
- a CDS encoding THUMP domain-containing class I SAM-dependent RNA methyltransferase has product MDNYQLIATSAMGLEALVAKEVRDLGYECQVENGKISFSGDERAIARTNLWLRTADRIKLKVGEFKATSFDELFEKTKALPWEKYLPEDAEFPVIGKSVKSKLFSVSDCQAIVKKAVVDRLKTAYKRTSRFEETGALFRIEVALLKDIATITIDTSGSGLHKRGYRAAQGEAPLKETLAAALVMLTNWTPDRPFVDPFCGSGTIPIEAALIGQNIATGFNREFVSETWNWMPNKIWDDVRTEAEDLANYDQPLDITGSDIDHRMIKIAEENAFEAGLGDLIHFKQMQVKDFTTKKEYGVIVGNPPYGERLGEKKAVEQMYQEMGQAFAPLETWSIYMLTSHPDFEKFYGKPATKKRKLFNGFIRTDYYQYWGKRPPRI; this is encoded by the coding sequence ATGGACAATTATCAATTAATTGCAACTTCTGCAATGGGGCTTGAAGCACTGGTTGCAAAAGAAGTAAGGGATTTAGGTTATGAATGTCAAGTGGAAAACGGGAAGATCAGTTTTTCCGGTGACGAAAGGGCGATTGCCCGCACAAATTTATGGCTGAGAACTGCGGACCGGATCAAATTAAAAGTTGGAGAATTTAAAGCAACCAGCTTTGATGAATTATTTGAGAAAACGAAAGCACTTCCATGGGAAAAATACTTGCCGGAAGACGCTGAGTTTCCCGTCATCGGGAAATCGGTTAAATCGAAATTGTTCAGTGTTTCTGATTGTCAGGCCATCGTAAAAAAAGCGGTTGTTGACCGTTTGAAAACGGCTTATAAACGAACATCCCGGTTTGAAGAAACCGGCGCGCTTTTTCGGATTGAAGTGGCTCTGCTGAAAGATATTGCAACGATCACGATCGATACGAGCGGGAGCGGGCTCCATAAACGCGGCTACCGTGCCGCACAAGGCGAGGCCCCGTTAAAAGAGACTCTTGCAGCGGCATTGGTTATGCTGACGAACTGGACCCCTGACCGCCCGTTTGTCGATCCTTTTTGCGGATCGGGTACGATTCCGATAGAAGCGGCATTGATCGGGCAAAATATTGCAACGGGGTTTAATCGCGAATTTGTGTCCGAAACATGGAATTGGATGCCTAATAAAATATGGGATGATGTCAGAACTGAGGCGGAGGACCTTGCGAATTACGACCAGCCCTTAGATATTACCGGATCGGATATTGATCATCGCATGATTAAAATTGCCGAGGAAAATGCGTTTGAAGCAGGACTTGGCGATTTAATCCATTTTAAACAAATGCAAGTGAAGGACTTTACAACAAAAAAGGAATACGGAGTCATCGTTGGGAATCCGCCATATGGAGAAAGGCTTGGAGAGAAAAAAGCAGTTGAGCAAATGTATCAGGAAATGGGACAGGCATTTGCGCCTTTAGAAACATGGTCGATTTATATGTTAACATCCCACCCTGATTTCGAGAAGTTTTACGGA
- a CDS encoding sensor domain-containing protein, with protein MKFQMLNEKNEKEIESLADIVFQRMQEGMIVLDPFFQILCMNPWGQKVTEYSEEELRGTDFSSLFVNINDYESMKNHLHSEGKWKGEIWKKRKSGEIYQEWMNASAVYNEAGKLINYVIVFRDLTKQKKSQSEIRLAAKVFENISEGVMVTDENGQILSVNPAFEIVTGYHEEEVIGKNPNLLQSGIHEQKFYEKMWKDIFEKGKWKGEIWNKRKNGEIYPEWLTISTIKDEDGNVTNYIGVFSDITDRKNTEEQLRILAHHDSLTGVDNRYSLLKRLEELLNTAQKYNQQLAVLFLDLDRFKHINDTLGHNYGDLLLKNVAARLKGLLRNKDIIARLGGDEFVIVIPNIKHPKDAAKYAEEIIHSLREPFMLEQHEAYISTSIGISLFPFDGINVKNLLVNADKAMYQAKERGKNQFEFYHKEMHSNQPVKMKIENYLRKALDRNEFFLEYQPQVETRTGKISGVEALLRWYQPEVGSVSPSDFIPIAEDTGLIIPISEWVIKTVLEDIRQLHVNGFLNLKVSINISAQHFAQDRFLNTIDKMIQASNINPYCVELELTERVIMPNAPETIKKLVKLKQLGIKLSVDDFGTGYSSLSYLNKFPIDTLKIDKSFIKNIHKYKEDSSIVKAIITMAKQLQMITVAEGVENQKQFDFLLTEGCDQVQGFYITKPLKFEQLKKFLEEWDPELL; from the coding sequence ATGAAATTTCAAATGTTAAACGAAAAGAATGAAAAAGAAATTGAATCGCTGGCAGACATTGTATTCCAAAGAATGCAAGAGGGTATGATCGTCTTGGATCCATTTTTTCAAATACTTTGTATGAACCCATGGGGACAAAAGGTAACCGAATATAGCGAAGAAGAATTACGGGGCACTGATTTCTCCAGTTTGTTTGTAAACATAAACGATTATGAGAGTATGAAAAACCATTTACATAGTGAAGGAAAATGGAAAGGTGAAATCTGGAAAAAACGAAAAAGCGGAGAGATTTATCAGGAATGGATGAATGCAAGTGCTGTCTACAATGAAGCCGGTAAGCTTATTAATTACGTAATTGTTTTCAGAGATTTGACAAAGCAGAAAAAATCGCAAAGCGAAATTCGTTTAGCAGCAAAAGTGTTTGAAAACATAAGTGAAGGTGTTATGGTAACAGACGAAAATGGTCAAATACTATCTGTAAATCCTGCTTTTGAGATTGTCACCGGTTATCATGAAGAAGAAGTAATTGGCAAAAACCCAAATCTCCTCCAATCCGGTATTCATGAACAAAAGTTTTATGAAAAGATGTGGAAAGATATTTTTGAAAAGGGAAAATGGAAGGGAGAGATATGGAATAAACGAAAAAACGGCGAAATCTATCCGGAGTGGCTGACAATTAGCACGATTAAGGATGAAGACGGAAACGTGACAAATTACATTGGAGTATTTTCAGATATTACAGACCGGAAGAACACCGAAGAGCAGCTGCGTATTCTTGCCCATCATGATTCATTGACAGGTGTGGACAACCGTTACTCATTACTAAAAAGGCTCGAAGAATTGTTGAACACTGCACAAAAATACAACCAGCAGCTTGCTGTCCTTTTTTTGGATTTGGACCGTTTTAAGCATATTAATGATACACTGGGCCATAATTACGGTGACTTACTTTTAAAAAATGTTGCTGCAAGGTTAAAGGGACTTTTAAGGAATAAAGACATAATTGCGAGACTTGGCGGAGATGAATTTGTTATTGTCATTCCTAATATTAAACATCCAAAAGATGCAGCCAAATATGCGGAAGAAATTATCCATTCACTTAGAGAACCATTTATGCTTGAACAACATGAAGCTTATATATCAACGAGTATTGGAATAAGCCTTTTTCCGTTTGATGGGATAAATGTAAAAAACTTATTGGTGAACGCCGATAAAGCGATGTATCAGGCAAAAGAGCGCGGAAAAAATCAATTTGAGTTTTACCATAAGGAAATGCATAGCAATCAACCGGTAAAAATGAAAATTGAAAACTATTTGCGAAAAGCCCTAGACCGAAATGAGTTTTTCCTTGAATATCAACCGCAAGTGGAAACAAGAACCGGTAAAATTTCTGGGGTTGAAGCTCTGCTCCGCTGGTATCAACCTGAAGTTGGCAGTGTGTCACCCAGCGATTTTATTCCGATAGCAGAAGACACAGGATTGATTATTCCCATCAGTGAATGGGTAATTAAAACAGTGTTAGAAGATATAAGACAGCTGCATGTAAATGGCTTCCTAAATCTTAAGGTTTCCATAAATATTTCAGCTCAACACTTTGCTCAAGACAGATTTTTAAACACAATCGATAAGATGATTCAAGCATCTAATATCAATCCTTATTGTGTTGAACTTGAATTAACCGAACGGGTTATTATGCCAAATGCTCCTGAAACAATAAAAAAACTAGTTAAACTGAAACAGCTCGGGATCAAGTTGTCGGTTGATGATTTTGGAACAGGTTATTCATCTCTTAGTTATTTGAATAAATTCCCTATTGACACATTAAAAATAGACAAAAGCTTTATAAAAAACATTCATAAATATAAAGAGGATTCTTCTATCGTGAAAGCAATCATTACAATGGCGAAGCAGCTGCAGATGATTACAGTGGCCGAAGGTGTTGAAAATCAGAAGCAGTTTGATTTTTTACTTACGGAAGGATGCGATCAAGTCCAAGGCTTTTACATAACGAAACCGCTCAAATTTGAACAACTTAAAAAATTTCTTGAAGAATGGGATCCTGAATTATTGTAA
- the gpsB gene encoding cell division regulator GpsB, whose protein sequence is MLSDKIKLTAKDILEKEFKTAMRGYKQEDVDKFLDIIIKDYETFHQEIEDLKQENLKLKKQLEESSKRQNTQAVAGTTNFDILKRLSNLEKHVFGNKLYD, encoded by the coding sequence ATGCTGTCTGATAAAATTAAGTTAACAGCGAAGGATATTTTGGAAAAAGAATTTAAAACAGCAATGCGCGGCTATAAACAGGAAGATGTAGATAAGTTTTTAGATATAATTATTAAAGATTATGAAACCTTTCATCAAGAAATTGAAGATTTGAAGCAAGAAAACTTGAAGTTGAAAAAACAGTTGGAAGAATCTTCAAAACGCCAAAACACACAGGCGGTTGCCGGAACAACGAACTTTGATATTTTAAAACGCCTCTCCAACCTTGAAAAACATGTGTTCGGCAACAAATTGTATGATTGA
- a CDS encoding CotD family spore coat protein, translating into MFCKPSHILPAVVHPTKCCVDHNFVNNVVPHIHPTHTTTVNHINYQHQHHFPQSQSVVNKVTNQHFFNPPCPVPGFGPRPRPGAVAGAFEPGYGPGPGFGPGYGPGYGPGMGPGEVAGAFDYPGAQKPPNWR; encoded by the coding sequence ATGTTTTGTAAACCAAGTCATATATTACCTGCAGTTGTTCATCCTACAAAATGCTGTGTAGATCATAATTTCGTTAATAATGTGGTTCCCCATATCCATCCGACTCATACAACAACGGTAAACCACATTAATTACCAACACCAGCATCACTTCCCGCAATCGCAGTCGGTCGTGAATAAAGTAACCAATCAACATTTTTTTAACCCGCCTTGCCCTGTGCCAGGATTCGGTCCTCGGCCAAGACCGGGTGCGGTAGCCGGTGCGTTTGAACCAGGCTATGGACCAGGACCGGGCTTCGGGCCAGGGTATGGACCGGGTTATGGACCAGGCATGGGACCAGGTGAAGTAGCTGGTGCTTTTGATTATCCGGGTGCACAAAAACCGCCAAATTGGAGATAG
- a CDS encoding ribonuclease H-like domain-containing protein — MTIKNKLNRLKSNLVREEKSIHIEKQSVMEMEIPFLEEWKKENTTPFFFDNSYCFVREVVYPLAYKHGKYRFSDFIEAVHAWNHSDISHPLSAAGYEPGDLFFFDTETTGLGGGAGNTIFLLGHASVSGSNFILKQHILPHPGAEIPLYQSFLENVDYRTLVTYNGKSFDWPQVKTRHTLIREHVPKLPPFGHFDLYHAARRIWKHKLDNIKLSTVEKEILEIERKDDIPGFLAPMIYFDFVERKNPEGMFGILKHNERDILSLITLYTHLSFQLLGLDANQTSKETYEVGRWYAALGESEAARNVFSQLANHSGQEAISAKIALAYEQKKQKNRDEALSLFHEVCKHGNKKAQKEACIEAAKLLEHWKKDYEQALNYAEKAKKIHEEQLKVLRVKSDPFLEEINKRITRLSKKYQHSETNRNSNLIF, encoded by the coding sequence ATGACAATTAAAAATAAATTAAACCGGCTCAAATCCAATCTTGTGAGGGAAGAAAAATCGATTCATATTGAGAAACAAAGTGTCATGGAAATGGAAATTCCTTTTTTAGAAGAGTGGAAAAAGGAAAATACAACGCCATTTTTTTTCGATAACAGTTATTGCTTCGTACGCGAAGTCGTCTATCCTCTTGCTTATAAGCATGGAAAATATCGCTTCAGTGATTTTATTGAGGCCGTTCATGCTTGGAATCATTCGGACATTTCCCATCCGCTTTCAGCGGCTGGATATGAACCGGGTGATCTTTTCTTTTTTGATACGGAAACAACGGGCCTTGGCGGAGGTGCGGGCAATACGATTTTTTTGCTTGGACATGCGAGTGTTTCAGGATCGAATTTTATTTTGAAACAGCACATTCTTCCCCACCCGGGAGCGGAAATCCCGCTGTATCAAAGCTTCTTGGAAAATGTTGATTACAGGACGCTAGTAACGTACAACGGGAAATCTTTTGACTGGCCTCAAGTAAAAACTAGGCATACATTAATCAGGGAGCATGTGCCTAAGCTTCCTCCTTTCGGGCATTTTGATCTTTACCATGCGGCCAGAAGAATATGGAAACATAAACTCGATAATATAAAATTATCGACAGTTGAAAAAGAAATACTAGAAATAGAAAGAAAAGATGATATTCCGGGTTTCCTTGCACCAATGATTTATTTTGATTTTGTGGAAAGAAAAAATCCTGAAGGTATGTTTGGAATCTTGAAGCACAATGAAAGGGATATTTTGTCTTTAATTACACTGTATACCCATCTTTCCTTTCAATTGCTCGGGCTTGACGCCAATCAAACGAGTAAAGAAACGTATGAAGTAGGAAGATGGTATGCGGCGCTGGGGGAATCAGAAGCTGCCCGGAACGTATTTTCACAGCTTGCAAATCATTCTGGACAAGAAGCAATTTCTGCCAAGATTGCCTTGGCATACGAGCAAAAGAAGCAGAAGAACCGGGATGAAGCTTTGTCACTCTTTCATGAAGTTTGTAAGCACGGAAATAAAAAAGCACAAAAAGAAGCGTGCATTGAGGCGGCAAAGCTGCTTGAACATTGGAAAAAAGATTATGAACAAGCCCTTAATTATGCAGAAAAAGCCAAAAAGATTCATGAAGAGCAATTAAAAGTATTGCGGGTAAAAAGCGATCCTTTTTTAGAAGAAATAAATAAAAGGATCACAAGATTATCGAAAAAATATCAGCACTCAGAGACAAACAGAAACAGTAATTTAATCTTTTAA
- a CDS encoding DEAD/DEAH box helicase: MNVRKNLQDILSIFKNNDDFRKNIVHWHTIEEREAKSVELPEGIHPSLKQALANRGIHKLYTHQKSAFDAVMENKSIVAVTPTASGKTLCYNLPVLETIINDPNARALYIFPTKALAQDQKSEINELIQETGLSINSYTYDGDTPSNIRQKVRKAGHIVITNPDMLHSAILPHHTKWVSLFENLKYVVIDELHIYRGVFGSHVANVIRRLRRICRFYGNDPIFICTSATIANPLELAETLTEKKMVLIDNNGAPSGRKHFLFYNPPVVNKPLNIRRSATLEARKLAGELLKNKIQTIVFARSRVRVEILLTYLQDLVKYQLGKKSIRGYRGGYLPTERREIEKGLRSGEIYGVVSTNALELGVDIGQLQVCIMTGYPGTIASAWQQAGRAGRRHGESLVILVASSSPLDQYIIQNPDFFFNKSPETARINPDNLIILVDHMKCAAFELPFKQGEKFGTAETEDILEFLAEERVLFQNGDKWYWMNDSFPAHNISLRSASQENVVIIDQSDVANVKVIGEMDRFSAMTLLHEEAIYLHQGVQYQVEKLDWEEKKAYVREVNVDYFTDANLAVELKVLEVDKTRDDNETEISFGDVSVRAMATIFKKIKFETHENIGSGPIHLPEEELHTSSAWISLKKELKDMGQDRLEQGLIGAAHALKHIAPLFVMCDPQDIHVVPQVKAAHNEKPTIFFYDRYPGGIGLSEKIYEGMETVLKETKQMVHTCRCEHGCPSCIGIESESSTVKNDVLKLLDMLISDAVPQGMRNHDN, translated from the coding sequence GGAATCCATCCGTCCTTAAAGCAAGCACTTGCGAATAGAGGAATTCACAAGCTATACACCCATCAAAAATCAGCCTTTGATGCTGTCATGGAAAACAAAAGCATTGTTGCTGTCACTCCGACTGCTTCCGGAAAAACATTATGTTATAACTTGCCGGTTCTCGAGACAATTATCAATGATCCGAATGCGAGAGCTTTATATATTTTTCCGACAAAAGCGCTTGCGCAAGACCAAAAAAGCGAAATCAATGAGTTGATACAGGAAACAGGGCTGAGTATCAACAGTTATACATATGACGGTGATACTCCATCAAATATACGCCAAAAAGTCCGGAAAGCCGGACACATCGTCATAACGAACCCTGATATGCTTCATTCAGCTATCCTTCCTCATCATACAAAATGGGTTTCTTTATTTGAAAACTTGAAATATGTCGTGATCGATGAACTTCATATTTACAGAGGAGTATTCGGCAGCCATGTTGCCAATGTCATCAGGCGCCTGCGAAGGATTTGCCGGTTTTACGGAAACGATCCGATTTTTATTTGTACATCAGCAACAATTGCCAATCCGCTTGAACTGGCTGAAACTCTTACTGAAAAGAAAATGGTGCTGATTGACAATAACGGGGCTCCAAGCGGAAGAAAGCATTTTCTATTTTACAACCCCCCGGTTGTCAATAAGCCTTTAAACATTCGAAGAAGCGCCACACTTGAAGCTCGAAAGCTTGCAGGAGAGTTGTTGAAAAACAAAATCCAAACGATTGTATTTGCACGAAGCAGGGTACGGGTTGAAATTTTGCTTACTTATTTGCAGGACCTCGTAAAATATCAGTTAGGGAAAAAATCGATCAGAGGATATCGAGGCGGATATTTGCCTACTGAACGGAGGGAAATTGAAAAAGGCCTTCGCTCCGGCGAAATTTATGGGGTTGTCAGTACGAATGCCCTTGAATTAGGCGTTGATATTGGGCAGCTTCAAGTGTGCATTATGACAGGCTATCCCGGTACAATAGCAAGCGCCTGGCAGCAGGCGGGAAGGGCCGGCAGAAGGCACGGAGAGTCGCTTGTCATCCTCGTTGCGAGCTCGAGCCCTTTAGATCAATATATTATCCAAAACCCGGATTTTTTCTTTAATAAAAGCCCGGAAACAGCCAGAATCAATCCGGACAATCTCATTATTTTAGTTGATCATATGAAATGTGCAGCATTTGAATTGCCGTTTAAACAAGGAGAGAAATTCGGTACAGCCGAAACGGAGGATATTTTGGAATTTCTTGCGGAAGAAAGAGTGTTGTTTCAAAACGGTGATAAATGGTATTGGATGAACGACTCGTTCCCTGCCCACAATATTAGTTTGCGGTCGGCATCACAGGAAAACGTTGTAATCATCGACCAATCAGATGTGGCAAATGTGAAAGTGATCGGTGAAATGGACCGTTTTTCAGCGATGACGCTATTGCATGAAGAGGCCATTTACTTGCATCAAGGAGTTCAATATCAAGTCGAAAAGCTTGATTGGGAAGAAAAAAAGGCATATGTCAGGGAAGTAAATGTCGATTATTTTACCGATGCGAATCTTGCCGTAGAACTGAAAGTACTTGAAGTGGATAAAACGAGGGACGACAACGAAACCGAAATTTCGTTCGGCGATGTTAGCGTCCGCGCGATGGCGACGATTTTCAAAAAAATCAAATTTGAAACGCACGAAAATATTGGATCAGGCCCTATTCATCTTCCCGAGGAAGAACTGCACACGAGTTCAGCTTGGATCTCATTGAAAAAAGAGTTAAAAGATATGGGGCAGGACCGGCTTGAACAGGGGTTAATCGGCGCCGCTCATGCACTAAAACATATCGCTCCTTTGTTTGTGATGTGCGATCCGCAGGATATTCATGTTGTTCCGCAAGTGAAGGCGGCTCATAATGAAAAGCCGACCATTTTCTTTTATGACCGTTATCCGGGCGGAATTGGCTTAAGCGAAAAAATTTACGAGGGAATGGAAACAGTCCTTAAGGAAACAAAACAAATGGTTCATACCTGCCGTTGCGAACATGGCTGTCCATCATGCATTGGCATTGAGAGCGAAAGCTCCACTGTGAAAAATGATGTTTTGAAATTATTGGACATGTTAATTTCCGATGCTGTACCACAAGGGATGAGAAATCATGACAATTAA